In the genome of Equus caballus isolate H_3958 breed thoroughbred chromosome 3, TB-T2T, whole genome shotgun sequence, the window CGGCCAACCCCAGCTCCGAGGAGAGCCAGCTCCCCTGCCCGCTCAGGCCCTCTTCCTTCTACCAGCACTCCACTCACGCCCAGGAGACCAGCAGCCCCTTCCCGTCCCCCGAGCCCTCACACGCCCTCCCCATCCACTACCAGCCAGAGCCCGTCAAGGCTTTCCCCTTGCccacagaggggctgggggccgaCGGCGCCTACAAATGCCTGGAGGAGGCCCCGTTCCCCAGCACGGGCCCTGAGGTGGGCAGCAGGGGGCTGGAGGTCTTCCCCCGGGAGCCACCCCCCTACTCTGCACACCACTTCCCCCTCAGCAGCGCCAGCCTGGACCAGCTGGACGTGCTGCTCACTTGCAAGCAGTGTGACCGGAACTATAGCAGCCTGGCCGCCTTCCTGGAGCACCGGCAGTTCTGCAGCCAGCTTCTGGCGAGGGCCAAGGATGGCCACCAGCAGTCCCCAGGGCTCCCCACACCCCCTGCCGCCCCCTCCATGCTGGCCACTCCCAAAGCACCAGCCAGTGGGAGCCCAGGCCTGCTCAGCCACACCAAGATGGTCCCCTTTCTGCTGGGTGGGGACGTCCGGGCAGATGGCAAAGATGACCCCCTGAGGACGAGCTTCTTGCCCGGCCTGGCTGCTGGCCCCTTCCCGCTCCCTGCTGCAGACCTGGACCTGGAGGACGAAGCCAAGCTGGACAGCCTCATCACCGAGGCGCTCAACGGCCTGGAGTACCAGTCAGACAACCCTGAGATTGACAGCAGCTTCATCGACGTCTTCACCGATGAGGAACCTTCCGGCCCCAGAGGTCCCAGTGCTGGGCAGCCCTCCAAGATCAGAGTGGGGGCAATGCCAGAGAGCAaagcccagccccagctcccagcagtgGCTGCCCTGCTGGAGCCCCAGGCTGCCCGCCCTGGGGACGGGGGCTACCCAGCCCACAGCAGGCCCAAAACCCGCTCCCTGGGTCCAGCACCTGCGGAGGCAGACGGGGCCAGCCCGGCCAGCCagcagaggagagggaagcagTTTAAGTTGTTCCAGAAAGAGCTGGACACCGTCAACACTACCAAGAGGCCCGGCAGGGGCACCAGAGCCACCCACCCAAGGCCAAGGAGGAAGGGGGACAGGGCTGAGCCGATTGTGCCCCGCCCCCGGGACCTCAGAACCCAGGCCCCCAAGAGCCATGCAGATCCTGACGGACAGGCTGTCCCCGTGGAGACCAGGAGTTCCAGGCGCCTCCGACTGTCCCCCGGGAAGGATTCCAGGAGGAGGAAGACGCGGGGTGGCACCTGGAGCAAGGAGCTCATCCACAAGATCGTGCAGCAGAAGAACAAGCGGCACGGCCGGCCGGCGCAGGGCGGCCCCTGCTCTCTAGTGCCCGAGAGGCCCCCGCGTGGCGCCACAGATGGCGGGCCCCGGGAGTACGACTACGCCTCCGAGTCTGAGGAGGAGGACAGCTCCCGGCCGCGGGGCCCCCACTTCAGAGGCCGGCCCCGCCATGGCAGCCGGCGGTGGCACCGAggcaagaagaggaagggagcagACTTGACCCCAAGtcccagagagggaggagagcagcAGAAGCCCAGGAAGGTCGTGAGGCAGGGAGCCATGAAGGGTGGGGGCTCCCCCACCCCACAAGAGCCAGGTGGGCATTGCCCAGGCCCCAGCGAGAGCCCCGAGGCCAGAGCAGGCCTCCAGGAGAAAGGCTCCACATGTCTCCTGCAGGTCCCCGGCAGTGCCAAGACCCCAGAGGAAAACCGTCTATCGCTGGACTTCTCTCAAGAGACCAAGAACCCTGAAATTGCTGACAAGCTGCCCCCTGACACCACAAAACTTCTCAGAGAGGTTTCAAGCTCTTCTCCAGCCATGTGTGTGGGAGGAAGCCCCCCAGCCCCAGAGCGACCACAGTCCAGCAGAGAGGACACAGTGAGGCTCCGGGGCAGCTCGCCAGCTCCAGGGGCGGGCAGTCTGCTGGGAGAGCCCCAGGGCCCGGAGCCGCCCATCTCCCAGGACAGAGAGGAACCCCCTGCCTGCCCACCAAGAGAACTGCCGGTGCCTGTCGCTAATGCCACCAATGCTGCCTTCCCCAAACTCAGCACCCTGTTTTTGAAGACTCCAGATCTTGGTTGTGACCCTGCTGTGTTTAACAGAGACCCCGCGGGGGTTCCAGTTGCCAAAAAGGGGCCCCAGCCCTATAGCAGCCCCCACAGCAAGCTGTTCCTTGGGCCTAAAGACCTGGCCAGCTGTTTCCACGAAGACCTGTACCCCGAGCCCTCGGCTCCGGACACTCCGCCAGCCAACAGTGTGCACCTTCGCCAGGATGGTGTGGACGCCAGTTCCCTTGAGCCAAAACCTCCCAGGAATCCACCCTACACGGTCGACACAGACCCAGGCGAAGCCAGATTGCCACTGACCTTGGAGTCCCCGCCCCTTTTCTCCGGGCTGCCTGTGGACGGCTTCGACCCGCCGATCTACAGCAGCCTGTCTGGAAGTGGGGACGCCCACTCTCCATGTGCATGTGCCCACCCTCCCCCGAGGAAACCCTTGTCAGATCCACCATACCCATCGTTTCTGCCCGAAAAGGGCTGGTCCCTGCTGGAGGACGCGTCCTCCATGCTGCCCAGCCACATGGGCCATTTTCCTGACCTCTCAGAGGAAAAGGCATTCAGCAAGAAGTGTCCCCCTCCAGGGACAAGAGCCACCAGCTCTCCCCCTCTACCTGGCAAAGTTACTGAATGTGGCGTCACTTTTATGAGCAACCTGTCTGAGGACGAGTTAGAGATCAAGAGATTGGTCACCGAGTTAGAAAGTCAGCTGAAAAGGCAAGATGTGCACGCGGCCCCAGGAGGGCTGGGCAGTGCTGAGCAGGCGGGTGGGGTGCCCTTGGGCCCGGGCACCCCTCTGCCCATCCCCCAGGCCACCCCATCCTGCGAGGACTCACTCTCCACAGCTGGCCTCACCAGTCTTGGGGAGTTGAGTCCACACCCGGAAGGGGCACAAACTGCTGTGGCCGCTGCAGAGGGGCCTCCGGGGAGCCCCCAGGAGGAGTGGCCCGCATTCCACGCTGGAAAAGCAGCTCTTCCCTGCAGCGCCCACAAAGATGTGGCTTCTGGGGCTCCTTTCAGCCCCACGGAGGCCCGCCTCAGTTTCCAGCCGGTGCAGAAAGACATAGTCTCCGAGATGGGGCCCCCCAAGCCAGAAGGGGACTGCCAGTTCTGCCCAGAAGTCCCTGGCCCCGGAGAGCTGCTCAAGTCCCCGTTGGACGTGGGAAAGTCAGCAAAGTGCAGCCCAAGCCAGGAGCCTTTACTTCCTAAGAACAACAGGGCCACCAAACTCCATCGAAGCAAcaccctcctgctgcccctccccagcacaTGGGGACAAGGGAGTCTCCCAGGAGCCCATGAGGCACACAGGCCCTGCAGAGAGCCCCCCGAGCTGGGAGCGTTTGGCAGCCCCACTGCCCATCTGCAACCTGACTTGGTGTTTCGGGGTGCCAGGATTCTGTCTCCAGGTGCCACCCCACCTACTGGTGCCAGTCACAGCGAGACCACCAAGGGACAATCTGTCAGCAGCGCAGGTGGGCCAGAAGGAGCGGGTCTCCCCCACCCCATGGTAGGGGGCCCCGGCTTTGAGGGTAACAAGGAGCTGGTCCCAGTGGGGGCCTCCCCGAGTCCTGCCTGCACGCCCGATGCCAGTCCTGGCGGGAGGCCCCAGGACCCAGCTGCGAGCCCACTGCAGCAACTCCAGCTCCTAGTGGCCAGAGCGGCTGAGAGGGAAGGCGAGGCCTGGGGCTCCCAGGAGCCCCCACCTGCCGATGCCCAGAGCCCTCAGTGCAGCCAGCCCTCAGATCTGGAAGGGGACAGTGTGGAAGGTGGGAGCATGGCCTGCAGCCCCACCCGGGGCTCCCTGGGAGGTGCACAGATGACAGCTATCCCTGCAGTGGCTGGACGTCAGCCAGGGCCAGAGGCAGATGGACGTCTGGGCATGCTCAGCCAGGCTGAGAAGCCCAAGGGCCAAGGCCAAGCCAGCCAGCTGCAGCCAGATAAGAGGGGGAGCTGTGGGAGGCCGGGTGACCTCGCCACAGTCAATGCCAGTCCTGAAACTGCTCTGGCCAGGCCAGCCATGGGTGCAGACCAGCTAGGGGGACAACTGCAGGAAGGCAGGGTGGCCTTGGGCCCACAGAACGAGGCACAGGCCACCCCAAGTCCCGCCTCCTCCGATTCGGAATCTTTGCTCCCGGCCTTGGCAGCAGCCCATGCCCAAAGTGGGCCTGAGGACCAGACCCGAGAGGAGGCGGCTGGCCCAGGCCTTGAGAAGCAGTTGCTGCTCGCTGGGGAGAACCCAGTGCCCACCACCAGCAACCTGGCCAGCTGGGCCCCTTCGCTCCCATCCTCAGCCACCTCCGTTCCCTGCGGCCTCAAGCACCTGCCCCAGGAAGACCCTCCATCAGCTCATTCGGGGGCTCTGAGGGGGCTGCTCACAGCCTCTCCATCCTGCGGGTACCCTAGCAGCCCGCAGCATCTGCCGGCACCTTCTCCTGCCTGGACACCTCCGGAAAGGGCCGACTGCACCCCAACCCCCACTGACCTATCTTTGAGGACAAGCCCCTGTGGCCTCAAGGAAAGCCCAGCTTACCAACCCTTCCTGGGGGACCACAGACCCCTGGGAGACCCTCCCACGGGCCGGCCCAGCTTCATCGGTGTCTTCACTCCCACCCATCATGGGGACAACCCTGAAGACCACATGTCAGGAACCCTAGAGGTTTCCAGGAATGAGCAGCTGAGGCTGTCTCCTACCTGtgctgcccctccacccccagcgaGGGCCGTCTCCCTGAGAGTGACCGTcaaggctgctgccctgcccaccACAGAGGGCATGGGGGCAGTGAGAGGCCCCAGGGCCAAGCGGCCAGACGCTCACTGCAAGGGAGCCCTGCCCCGCACCAGCCCCAGCGGGATCCCCAGGGACCCCTCGTCAGAACCCCCAGGAAACAGGGAAGGCCGCAGCATCCCCACTGCGCCCACTCACCCTTCCACACAGGGGGCCGTAGGGCCAGAACCCCACGCCGGCCTGGAAGGCGAGGCAGGGGCCAGCCTCCAGGGACAGGAAGTCCTGGAGACACCTGAGGCTGGGCACACTGGCGTTACAAGGGCACCTGAAGCTGGCACCAGAGGCCTGACGGTCACCCACCCTCCTGCAGAGCTCCACCTGGGCAGAGCCGTGTCCCGGAGGAGCAGCATAGACAGTGACTCCAGACCCAACTCCCCGCCAAGCCTCAGAAATATCCTCCCCCAGACACCTCAGGGGGACCCCCTCAGCCCTCAGGACCCCAGACAGAAGCCTCGTTGCTTTAAAAAGAAGCCTGTGACCACTGAGAACGGCCACTGGAAGGACCGAGCCCCCCACGGGCGGCCTGTGGCCTGTGAGGTCTGCTCGGCCTCCTTCCGCTCCAGGCCAGGCCTGAGCCGCCACCGAGCCAGGAAACACGGGCTGCACAAGGGGGCTCCCTCCCAGCCAAGCCCGCCAGCCCTGCCCGCCCCCCAGCCCGCAGCCCGGACATGCCGCCCCCCCGGGAAGAAAAGCCGCAGGGCGCCTGGGAAGGAGAAACCGAGGCGCTCGCTGAGCAGCCCCAGCCACATTCTTGGGCCGCCTCCTGTCCAGGGCTCCACAGCTCCTGAGGACGCCCTGGGTCCCGAGACGTCCGAGGAGCTTAGACAGGGGCTCGGCGTTctgggaaccccaggctgtcCCCTCAGCCGGGAACCACACTCCCCAGGCCTGGTCAAGCAAGGAGCGGATGTGAGGTCTGCAGAGCCCAGGAAACGGGACCAGCTGGACAAGAAGGAGCACCATCTCAAACcagcagagaagggaggaggccaGAGGCGGGGCAGAGCGCCCACAGACTTGCCCAGCGAGGCAGGAGGGAAGTCAAACAAGAAAGCGAGGAAGCCCAGAGCGAGAAGGTTCCGGGAGGAGAGCAGTGCTCGAGTCTCTCCTGATGCGATTTCAGATACAAGCAGCTGGAATCCATCAACTGTGATTGCCAATTACCCAGTCCTCCCCAGCCGCTGCCTCTCACCTGAGGCAGAGCAGGAGACCCAGGTCGCGCAGCCGCCTCTCATGGCCACGGACCCAAATGAGACTCCCACACAGAAGTCACCCGGGGATCAGGTGGCCCAttcagggagaagggagggggcacTTGCTGGGGAAGGCCCAGGGGTGCAGAAGGCAGCCTTGGCAGGGGGATGCTGCGGTCCCAGAGAGACCAGGACCTCGGGTGTCTATAGAGAGCCTGCAGGGGACAGCAGAGCTGCCGAGAGCCGGTCAGGGCACGGTGTCTGGGAGGGGCACAGGCCTCCCTCGGGCTCCCCAGGCCCCCCCGACACTTGTGGTTCTGAAGCCAGTGGCACGATCAGCAGTCACCTCCAGGACCCCCAGCGCAACCTGGAAGACGGGGTCCAGGAGCATGAGGGCACCACTCCCGAAGCCCCCAGCCCGGGTCTCGGGGACCCTCTGAGCCTGTTTGATGACGAGGCCTCTTTCTCCCAGCTCTTCCCTCTGGGTGACCGCTGGACTCGGAATAAGAACCCCCATGTCTACGGGAAGCGTGGGAAAAAGCTGAAGCCCCCGCCACTGCTGGAGCCCAGCCGCGACGGGGCAGGCAGCGCAGCCCCGCCCTCCCACCTGCCCACAGACCTCAGCGACTCGGGCTCGCTCTGCCTGTCTCACGAGGACCCCTGGGGCGATGAGGCCACAGGTCTGCCCGAGTCCTTCCTCCTGGAGGGCTTCCTCAGCAGCAAGGTACCCGGCATTGACCCCTGGGCCCCTGGCCCCAGCCTGTGGGCCCTGGAGCCCGAGCTGGAGGCGGACTGTGCGGAGGAAGCGCCCTCCTGCCACGCCGAGGAACACCGGGCAGAGAACATCCCTGAGCTGCACATGGTCCCGGCGGCCTGGCGAGGCCTGGAGCTTCGGGCCCCCTCGGAAGAGACTGCCTCTTCTCTTGGAGACGTGAGCCCTGAGCCGCCTTACCTGGAGCGAGAACGCTATGACAGTGGGCTCCCCGGGAACACTGTGGATCTCAAGGTGCTCAGCACCAAGCTTGAGATGCAAGACCTGAGCTTCTTAGGGCCCTGTGAAGACCCTGTGGGTCTCCCTGGCACAAGCTTCTTAGACTTCAAGGCCACGGCAAACTCCCAGGGGCCACGGAGCAAAAGGACAGAGGAGGCAGCCGGGGCCAAGAGGGCCCCAAGCAGAGATGGGCACGCCAAGGCCAGGAGGGCACCCTACAAGTGCAGGGTGTGCTTCCAACGCTTCCATGGCCTGGGCGAGCTGGATCTCCACAAGCTGGCCCACAGTCCCTCGCCGCCCCCCACCTGCTACATGTGCGTGGAGCGCAGGTTCGGCTCTCGCGAGCTGCTGCGGGAGCACCTGCAGGAGAAGCACCTGCAGGGCAAGGCGGGGCTGTGGGTCTGTGGCATGTGCCTGAGGGAGCTGGCTGACGTCTGGATGTATAATGAGCACCTACGGGAGCACGCCATGCGGTTTGCCCGCGAGGGGCAGGCACGGAGGTCCCTGG includes:
- the ZNF469 gene encoding zinc finger protein 469 — protein: MPGEQPRGAPPPTVTGDLQPCQTAGGTGGPSQPPSRGGAPASRTAKATGIGAQAEEAPETQPWQAGEVELLRAQSLSSTPGKGGSPRAPPGRSHTQARTRQVGRADSGPQQLYSLSIAGSRARPAPDETPEGPQHDAPRPPEAEALPAPGELSFPRCFQETPSTFTSTNYTSPSAPPGPPPRRASRGRSTSPQRPASYLEFQVSGPNAWPPAAENSFPGASFGVPPTESEPFPEGGSPGGVSFQFPFPALHGASLKPFPEDTAGPEYPERALVFAFHPPRGAWPEEAVGTGLAYPQPARPAPPPPPCYPGRPSGPEATSDLAGALPTTGAAPSAPSSFSESTATFPDSVPKRMTQALPERPPSAHDGLGSPRGPPNSLPQRHFPGQPYGSPRASGVGTSPGSLDTELAAPGPPPTRLPQLWEPPTAPYPTHALGPPAATRSAFFEGQPSPGQQLGLPQSSPLPWPQALPAIRPSTHRMEMLSRLPFPPGAPEWQGGSQGALGAAGKTPGPGEKLVVLRNSPGRHSSGSPGLFTYNGLKDPGTQPLFFGVAQPQVSPRGTPSLPPPRVVGASPSESPLPSPATTTAGSSTCSSLSPLSGSPANPSSEESQLPCPLRPSSFYQHSTHAQETSSPFPSPEPSHALPIHYQPEPVKAFPLPTEGLGADGAYKCLEEAPFPSTGPEVGSRGLEVFPREPPPYSAHHFPLSSASLDQLDVLLTCKQCDRNYSSLAAFLEHRQFCSQLLARAKDGHQQSPGLPTPPAAPSMLATPKAPASGSPGLLSHTKMVPFLLGGDVRADGKDDPLRTSFLPGLAAGPFPLPAADLDLEDEAKLDSLITEALNGLEYQSDNPEIDSSFIDVFTDEEPSGPRGPSAGQPSKIRVGAMPESKAQPQLPAVAALLEPQAARPGDGGYPAHSRPKTRSLGPAPAEADGASPASQQRRGKQFKLFQKELDTVNTTKRPGRGTRATHPRPRRKGDRAEPIVPRPRDLRTQAPKSHADPDGQAVPVETRSSRRLRLSPGKDSRRRKTRGGTWSKELIHKIVQQKNKRHGRPAQGGPCSLVPERPPRGATDGGPREYDYASESEEEDSSRPRGPHFRGRPRHGSRRWHRGKKRKGADLTPSPREGGEQQKPRKVVRQGAMKGGGSPTPQEPGGHCPGPSESPEARAGLQEKGSTCLLQVPGSAKTPEENRLSLDFSQETKNPEIADKLPPDTTKLLREVSSSSPAMCVGGSPPAPERPQSSREDTVRLRGSSPAPGAGSLLGEPQGPEPPISQDREEPPACPPRELPVPVANATNAAFPKLSTLFLKTPDLGCDPAVFNRDPAGVPVAKKGPQPYSSPHSKLFLGPKDLASCFHEDLYPEPSAPDTPPANSVHLRQDGVDASSLEPKPPRNPPYTVDTDPGEARLPLTLESPPLFSGLPVDGFDPPIYSSLSGSGDAHSPCACAHPPPRKPLSDPPYPSFLPEKGWSLLEDASSMLPSHMGHFPDLSEEKAFSKKCPPPGTRATSSPPLPGKVTECGVTFMSNLSEDELEIKRLVTELESQLKRQDVHAAPGGLGSAEQAGGVPLGPGTPLPIPQATPSCEDSLSTAGLTSLGELSPHPEGAQTAVAAAEGPPGSPQEEWPAFHAGKAALPCSAHKDVASGAPFSPTEARLSFQPVQKDIVSEMGPPKPEGDCQFCPEVPGPGELLKSPLDVGKSAKCSPSQEPLLPKNNRATKLHRSNTLLLPLPSTWGQGSLPGAHEAHRPCREPPELGAFGSPTAHLQPDLVFRGARILSPGATPPTGASHSETTKGQSVSSAGGPEGAGLPHPMVGGPGFEGNKELVPVGASPSPACTPDASPGGRPQDPAASPLQQLQLLVARAAEREGEAWGSQEPPPADAQSPQCSQPSDLEGDSVEGGSMACSPTRGSLGGAQMTAIPAVAGRQPGPEADGRLGMLSQAEKPKGQGQASQLQPDKRGSCGRPGDLATVNASPETALARPAMGADQLGGQLQEGRVALGPQNEAQATPSPASSDSESLLPALAAAHAQSGPEDQTREEAAGPGLEKQLLLAGENPVPTTSNLASWAPSLPSSATSVPCGLKHLPQEDPPSAHSGALRGLLTASPSCGYPSSPQHLPAPSPAWTPPERADCTPTPTDLSLRTSPCGLKESPAYQPFLGDHRPLGDPPTGRPSFIGVFTPTHHGDNPEDHMSGTLEVSRNEQLRLSPTCAAPPPPARAVSLRVTVKAAALPTTEGMGAVRGPRAKRPDAHCKGALPRTSPSGIPRDPSSEPPGNREGRSIPTAPTHPSTQGAVGPEPHAGLEGEAGASLQGQEVLETPEAGHTGVTRAPEAGTRGLTVTHPPAELHLGRAVSRRSSIDSDSRPNSPPSLRNILPQTPQGDPLSPQDPRQKPRCFKKKPVTTENGHWKDRAPHGRPVACEVCSASFRSRPGLSRHRARKHGLHKGAPSQPSPPALPAPQPAARTCRPPGKKSRRAPGKEKPRRSLSSPSHILGPPPVQGSTAPEDALGPETSEELRQGLGVLGTPGCPLSREPHSPGLVKQGADVRSAEPRKRDQLDKKEHHLKPAEKGGGQRRGRAPTDLPSEAGGKSNKKARKPRARRFREESSARVSPDAISDTSSWNPSTVIANYPVLPSRCLSPEAEQETQVAQPPLMATDPNETPTQKSPGDQVAHSGRREGALAGEGPGVQKAALAGGCCGPRETRTSGVYREPAGDSRAAESRSGHGVWEGHRPPSGSPGPPDTCGSEASGTISSHLQDPQRNLEDGVQEHEGTTPEAPSPGLGDPLSLFDDEASFSQLFPLGDRWTRNKNPHVYGKRGKKLKPPPLLEPSRDGAGSAAPPSHLPTDLSDSGSLCLSHEDPWGDEATGLPESFLLEGFLSSKVPGIDPWAPGPSLWALEPELEADCAEEAPSCHAEEHRAENIPELHMVPAAWRGLELRAPSEETASSLGDVSPEPPYLERERYDSGLPGNTVDLKVLSTKLEMQDLSFLGPCEDPVGLPGTSFLDFKATANSQGPRSKRTEEAAGAKRAPSRDGHAKARRAPYKCRVCFQRFHGLGELDLHKLAHSPSPPPTCYMCVERRFGSRELLREHLQEKHLQGKAGLWVCGMCLRELADVWMYNEHLREHAMRFAREGQARRSLGALPGCWEGDSAVTHFLSSIMGQVSKPHRGVHSIGKTNGGPTEASGRKPGAEKEFLRERAKPKATANNSNQDGASAPERALGKGNPSACVNPAPPCGSAKTSPRPSPDPCSSNEPLLQAIPVHEDCKDPSRDCHHCGKRFPKPFKLQRHLAVHSPQRVYLCPQCPRVYSEHRELRVHLGGEHGVQEELELQHTPLYACELCANVTHISKRSFVCSSCNYTFAKKEQFDRHMDKHLRRGQPPFTFRRVRRPGAPGQKAPAREGTLPSKRRRVAAPGSSPGPSMDKPLSRSSSPTLSEGSPPALLQPCPEAAPGTSKGQPGTPERPGDPVGHPVGGSDLPSDLQELLPPSLSPFPAASADGEDGHKLGRAVKNSEDKASPGSPGPLPQQALPPGESLPQPGVRSQDAEEKRAVDPFSGKRRTCSVPGKRASDHRPEAPSPLQKEKQVATSHMVPDGGTGSPSHKGSATRPGGGRSSSKDKSALSTPRKAPKFLVQLKKAMASPAPGDPACSTEDRPKSTSLKAKPGPSAQGGGGLRHGTKTAGGSQPQPASGQLQSETATTPAKPSCPGQSPTPDKPLPRAPDRGFSKGPREAGDQGLRGSLGPREGGEGGEKKRKGRALGSSRSDSGGGLGRTPPVPDKPLRAPRKQATPSRLLPAKLRPSSQNSRTPPQPSEPRKAEPGHTHGDSRRSKEGPGKAFPSGRPLHRPPKRGRAVHGAEPATSRACRTAESQSDLLSQLFGQRLTSFKIPLKKDPSE